One stretch of Chryseobacterium sp. LJ668 DNA includes these proteins:
- a CDS encoding peptidoglycan DD-metalloendopeptidase family protein: MSKKGVSKITGNTSPKIGEATVYSVTDWYPATPQSQRSDAAVTWELFKKRSNGRFTSTNIKKTGSGTFTFGEVAQRNTYRLEAYLYEPEGNGPTTLDINPQPVAIPRINKVELQYVDDTPGTVFSYSEKMRARAQCVNLTGQKLKFSLWEDDAVGEGHNASNLLIETKESTVDRSGVATAEFMLTRALMQKAMRGETDPQKLEFYVTVEYFSDRKHATDNIHVNNPSHIPASTSQTRPQSGNTTPPPATQSPRPSSNVPPRAQGSPAESKPQSQKEEKGILDTVKNWWDNLELWDWGESQGTINPTQTPTQQPAGGRTVSVVQDSTVEELLDAYFAKKEYTKQTGEVAGSFEYTIGSNGNRSATDAEKNRIAGIILGKSAVKALAEKKEYTTLEAIKAGLTKDVYNKNEKVTFQTFKLGAEFKKVNSAPLDTKLYLVARTSGLNGKQATLIIKEKDGLLKGSAGAVLPILEITEAQMEQATPATGEVPGTEKSQFTATIENGVAKVPIHLRPKSNDELKIWKDKLTKGKEDGTYDYTFAGVTAIANETAKKNIAKAILTNAKEGKRGNPKIEDGKAAYLEDIEKSLEIKTYNPGDKITFKLYKKEPELLYIQAKAQGEKQHDKDFLKTDGAYFTVGKNCECEQRIRAFMRMLRIGEGTEGEKGYTTQYSGAQFSDMSTHPETVITAGAYSSSAAGAYQIMRYTYWWLKGEKLTSDNKKAGVYEESHDYVKKYSIPDFTAESQDKLCVIILKHKRSGSLDLITKNQIKESLEQYGSYEWASLPPGRYGQPAQTMDVALAKYEKFLSEELAGTSDLHIKKGFLKEFGIPCNCGNEGGSSDWHHPLARMELRGWYGSGFSPQSSDHGDAPIRHSGSHDGLDLYAPIGTQVYACVTGEVHEVYESTTYGNTINIKGDYKGTTYYFFYAHLSEVNVSAKDPVVAGNPIGKTGQTGNASGQESKMNHLHFEVRTTGNRTGGRVDPLTTIAELKTGVNTSPDQTTQI; the protein is encoded by the coding sequence ATGTCAAAAAAAGGAGTTTCAAAAATAACAGGAAATACCTCTCCCAAAATTGGAGAAGCTACAGTCTATAGCGTTACCGATTGGTACCCAGCTACACCGCAATCTCAACGAAGTGACGCTGCTGTAACCTGGGAATTGTTTAAGAAACGTTCCAACGGAAGATTTACTTCTACTAATATTAAAAAAACAGGCTCGGGAACTTTTACATTCGGAGAGGTTGCCCAAAGAAATACCTATCGTCTCGAAGCTTATCTCTATGAGCCCGAAGGAAACGGCCCCACAACTTTAGACATCAATCCGCAACCTGTTGCAATTCCGAGAATCAACAAAGTAGAGCTTCAATATGTAGATGATACGCCGGGAACGGTATTTAGCTATTCTGAAAAAATGCGTGCTAGAGCACAGTGTGTGAATCTTACAGGTCAGAAATTAAAATTTTCTCTTTGGGAAGATGATGCTGTCGGTGAGGGGCATAATGCCAGTAATCTTTTAATTGAAACCAAAGAATCAACTGTTGACAGAAGTGGTGTTGCTACCGCCGAATTTATGTTGACGAGAGCTTTGATGCAAAAAGCAATGCGGGGAGAAACTGATCCTCAAAAGCTGGAATTTTATGTAACGGTAGAATATTTTTCAGACAGAAAGCATGCAACCGATAATATACATGTGAATAATCCTTCACATATTCCGGCTTCAACATCGCAAACAAGACCTCAATCTGGAAATACTACGCCTCCTCCGGCTACACAATCTCCACGTCCTTCAAGTAATGTTCCGCCAAGAGCACAAGGTTCACCCGCCGAATCAAAACCACAATCCCAAAAAGAAGAAAAAGGCATTTTAGATACGGTAAAAAACTGGTGGGATAATCTTGAGCTTTGGGACTGGGGAGAATCACAAGGCACTATCAATCCGACACAGACTCCAACACAGCAGCCTGCAGGAGGCAGAACAGTGAGTGTGGTGCAAGATTCAACAGTGGAAGAGCTTTTGGATGCTTATTTTGCGAAAAAAGAATATACCAAGCAAACAGGTGAAGTTGCAGGCAGTTTTGAATATACAATCGGAAGCAACGGAAATAGATCTGCGACAGATGCAGAAAAAAATCGTATTGCCGGAATTATTCTTGGAAAATCTGCTGTAAAAGCATTGGCGGAGAAAAAAGAATATACAACTCTTGAAGCAATAAAAGCTGGATTAACCAAAGACGTTTATAATAAAAATGAAAAGGTTACTTTCCAGACTTTTAAATTAGGTGCAGAGTTTAAAAAAGTAAACAGTGCTCCTCTTGATACGAAGTTATATTTAGTCGCAAGAACTTCAGGTTTAAACGGAAAACAGGCTACTTTAATAATCAAAGAGAAAGATGGTCTGCTAAAAGGTTCCGCAGGTGCTGTCTTACCCATTTTAGAAATTACCGAAGCACAAATGGAACAGGCTACACCGGCCACAGGTGAAGTTCCTGGTACTGAGAAATCGCAGTTTACAGCGACCATAGAAAATGGGGTAGCAAAAGTTCCTATTCATCTCAGACCAAAATCTAATGATGAACTGAAAATTTGGAAAGATAAATTAACCAAAGGAAAAGAAGACGGAACATACGATTACACATTTGCAGGTGTTACAGCAATTGCTAATGAAACGGCTAAAAAAAATATAGCAAAGGCAATACTTACGAATGCAAAAGAAGGAAAACGAGGCAACCCCAAAATTGAAGATGGTAAAGCAGCATATTTGGAAGACATTGAAAAATCTTTAGAAATAAAAACGTATAATCCCGGTGATAAAATTACATTTAAATTGTACAAAAAAGAACCGGAACTTCTTTATATACAAGCTAAAGCACAAGGCGAAAAGCAACATGATAAAGATTTTCTGAAAACCGACGGAGCCTATTTTACCGTAGGAAAAAACTGTGAATGTGAACAAAGAATTCGTGCATTTATGAGGATGCTGAGAATAGGTGAAGGTACTGAAGGCGAAAAAGGCTATACCACTCAATATAGCGGTGCGCAATTTTCTGATATGTCAACGCATCCTGAGACGGTGATCACGGCAGGAGCATATTCATCTTCAGCTGCAGGTGCTTACCAGATTATGAGATACACCTATTGGTGGTTAAAAGGTGAAAAATTAACTTCTGATAATAAAAAAGCTGGTGTTTATGAGGAATCTCATGATTATGTAAAAAAATATTCTATACCAGATTTTACTGCAGAATCTCAGGATAAATTATGTGTAATTATTTTAAAACATAAAAGATCAGGCAGTTTAGATTTGATCACCAAAAACCAGATCAAAGAATCATTAGAGCAATATGGAAGCTACGAATGGGCAAGTCTTCCTCCCGGAAGATATGGTCAGCCGGCTCAGACAATGGATGTTGCTTTAGCGAAATATGAAAAGTTTTTGAGTGAAGAATTGGCAGGTACCAGTGATTTACACATTAAAAAAGGATTTTTAAAAGAATTCGGCATTCCATGTAATTGTGGAAATGAAGGAGGAAGTTCAGACTGGCATCATCCTTTAGCCAGAATGGAGCTTCGAGGATGGTATGGAAGCGGATTTTCTCCCCAGTCAAGTGATCATGGTGACGCTCCGATCAGACACAGCGGTAGTCATGACGGTTTAGATCTTTATGCACCGATCGGAACTCAGGTTTACGCCTGTGTAACCGGTGAAGTACATGAAGTTTACGAATCTACTACTTATGGTAATACAATTAATATAAAAGGTGATTATAAAGGAACTACCTACTATTTCTTCTATGCTCACCTTTCAGAAGTGAATGTCAGCGCAAAAGATCCGGTCGTTGCAGGAAATCCTATAGGGAAAACGGGTCAAACCGGAAATGCTTCAGGTCAGGAATCAAAAATGAACCACTTGCATTTTGAAGTACGAACTACCGGAAACAGAACGGGCGGAAGAGTAGATCCTCTCACTACAATTGCAGAATTAAAAACAGGCGTCAACACGAGTCCTGATCAAACAACCCAAATATAA